The Treponema phagedenis DNA segment GGCTTTGTTACGGCTTAAGATGTTTCCTTTGATTCATTTTTATGTAAAACAGAAGCAGGTTATGTTGACTTTGAAGGTGCTATAAAAAAAGAAATCACCGTAACCACTGACGTTGGAAATATTTCTATTCAATTATTAGGCGGGAATACACTAAGCAAAGCGCAATTCAAATCAACAAACGGTAATTTAACGATGAAAAATATCTCCGCCATTGAAGCAAAAGCGGAAAGCGATACGGGTTTTATCATAGCGGAAAAGGTTTCTTTTAATTCACTTGCCTGTGAAACCGACACCGGATTTGTTGACTTTAAAGGCAGCATTAAAAAAGAAGCAGATATTCAGACCAAATTTGGAAATATTAATTTAGAACTTGAAAAACCTCTTGATGATTATGCCATCTTCACGGATAGTGATAATCCGTTAATAAAAATCAATCATAATTCGCAAAAAAATCAAAAGGGTAAGAACAAACAAATAATTTCCGGCTCTCCCGATGCTGCAAGAAAAATTTTTCTTTCGACCAAAAGCGGAATGATAACAATAAACGAAAAGTAAGCAAACTAAAAAAGGCTTCCCTCAAATGAGGAAAGCCTTTTGCCAATAAAATCTTTTATGGTTATTCTAAGACAGGCACTTCATCTTCTGCCGGAACAACATCAGTTTCCTCCTCTTCAGGAGTAACTTCAACAGCTTCTTCTGCAGGAGCTGTTTCAATGTCGCTTTCTACAGGAGTAACTTCCGCAGAACCTTCCGCAGGAATAGTTCCATCGGGAGTTATTGTGTCAAGCTTGTTTCCGGATCTATCTATCATTTCAACCGAAGATGCAGGGTTAATCTTGTCAACATAGAATGTATACGTAACAGGCTCTGATACATTGCCTACATTATCAATTGCCTTTACTTCAATAGTATATACATCTTCCGTATTAAACTTAATAGGTTCAACATATTTGGTATATTCAGCGTCGTTAATTTTGATGTAAATAGCATCAAGTCCTGACAGTTCATCTTTTGCACCGAACGCAATTGCTTCACTTGTTGAAATAATAATCCGCCCCTCTGCATCAACAACCGAATCGCTTGGGAATACCGTGTACACGGCTTCTTTATTGATAAGGCGATCACTATTTTCGAGATAAATCACGGGGGGAGTCATATCAACAATAACGGAAGTTAATGCTATCGGTGTAAGGTTTCCGACATTATCAAGCGCTGTATAATAAAGTTTTGCCGGACCTTCTGATTCAAATGAAAAATACGCATCTTCCGCTTCCTTACCCTTACCGCGCAATTCAAGTGCCTGCAAGTTGGTACCGATGTAGGTACCCGCAACACCTGCTCCGGTTAAGTTATCCGATGCCGAAACATACCATTTTGTATTTGCAGAGCAATAAGTTGTAAGTCCTTTACGATATACCGGTTCGGTGGTTTCAATCTCGGCCTTAGGCGGTGTGTTGTCTACAACAACAGAAAGTGTTTTCGGAACCTCGAGGTTGCGACTATTATCAAGTCCGCGATACGAAATATCAAATGCACCCTCTTCAAGAATTTGGAAGGGATTCTTATATCTCATAAATTTTGTACCGTCCAAAGAAAACTCAACAAAATCAAGTCCTGTTTCTTTATCCGATGCGTTTAATTTAAAAAACACATCACTGTTTACAAACTCTTTTTTGCCATCTGAGTAATGAGTTGCGACCCTTTGGTAATCGGTACCGATAGTTTGCGGAGCCTGTGCCCACGCGGAAAAAAAGAAGACTGCACAAGCAGTTCCCAACAATGTTTTTTTTATCATTCTTTACCTCCAAAATGATTATGCAGTTATACTGCGTTTGCCTGCAAATTATACCAATCTCATAATTCCTAATTGGCTACAGGCGCTCATAAAAACTCTTGTGTATTTAACCGTACAAGAGTTTCATTTAATTTCTACTCTACGATTATAGTGGCGCTTAGTAATCTCGGCATGTGAACCTGCCGGTTCATTTGCACCAAGACCTTCCAGCTCCATACTATCTGCATCGAAGAGACCAATTGAGCGAAAATACTCTGCAACAGCTACAGCGCGCTGTAACGAGAGTTTGTTTTCAGCTTTTGCGGTGTCCAGTTTTGCGCTGTGTCCGGTAATTTTCACATGCGTAATATTTTGCGCTTTTAACTGCTCTGCAATTACATCCAGCTTATGAGCAGTAAAACTGTCAATAACGTATGTATCGGGCGCAAAATAAACTGTAAAACCGTCTGTTTCCGGCTCTTTTTCTTCTACCGGAGCCTCTTGCGGTTCAGCAATAGGCTGCTCTTGCACTACCGGCTGCGGCTTTTTCTTCACAGGTTCCGGCTTTGGTTCCGGTTGTGATTTACACGCAAAAAAAACTGGTAAAACAAGCAGTAGAAGCAATATTCTCAGTTGATTCAAATTTACCTCCTCATTAAGAACTGAAACTAATTCTATCTGTTTTTAGTCCGGTAGTCAACATTGTGTATCTATATTTTTTCACAATGGATTTTGAATTTTACGGGGAATCGGTTAGATAAAGAGATTGAGTTATTGAAAAACTTTTCCGAAAGGGTATTTTATATATACCATTTCTTTTGATTTTTTAGAAAAAAGAGAGAAAATGCAATTGCTGTATCAGAACTTAGGATTCTTACTCGGATGACAAAGAAGGTCGATTTAGCTACAATAGTGAATTGCCCGATTTGCGGCAAAATCAAAAATAGAGTTACGAGCGGTTGTATGCAAAGAAATTTAACACAGGGGCCGATTGCCCGCTACATTGTTTTATTCAGTCTTCCGATGATTGCCGGAAATATTTTTCAGCAGCTTTATAATGTTTGCGATACACTGATCGTGGGCAGACTTATCGGAGCGACGGCGTTATCGGCAGTGGGCTCAAGTTACGCCGTTATGGTTTTGCTAACTTCAATTATTTTGGGTTTTGCAATGGGAAGCGGTGTGGTATTTTCTCATGCATACGGCGCCGGCGATTTTGAAAAAATGAAAATTGCAATTGCAAATGCGTTTGTATTTATACTCGGCGTTACACTCATTCTAAATATTTGCGCATTTATTTTTTAAAAAAAACTAATTGTGTGGATTCAAATTCCGCCCGAAGCAGTCGAGATGACAGAAGAATATTTGTTTGTTATTTTTACCGGAATTATTTTTGTGTTCATCTATAATTTTTTTGCAGCGGTTTTGCGAAGTGTCGGAAATACTTTAATGCCGCTTATATTTTTAATTGTTGCTTGTGCGGTAAACATTGCGCTCGATATTTTTTTTATTGCTTCGCTCAATATGGGAGTGATGGGGGCGGCACTTGCAACAGTAATTGCGCAAGCAATCAGTGCGATTTTAATTGTTCTGTATTACTATAAACGCGAACGAAATTTGAGTCCCGCAAAAAAACACTTTGTGTATCACAAAAAAATAATAAGCGCGATTATACATAATTCAACACTAACCGCCGTGCAGCAATCAATTATGAATTTGGGAATACTTGCAGTACAAGGTTTAGTAAATTCGTTTGGACTTGTTGTAAGTGCGGCCTTTGCTGCTGTTGTAAAAATAGACGCATTCGCGTACATGCCGGCACAAGACTTTGGAAATGTTTTTTCAATATATACTGCACAAAATTACGGCGCAAAAAATGCCGAAAGAATCCGAAAGGGGCTTACAATATCTTTAATGATTACAAGCGCGTTTTGTCTTGCCGCATCCGCTGTCGTGTATATTTTTGCGGAGCCGCTTATGCAGTTTTTTGTAAAAGCAACCGAAACCGAAGTTATACGAATAAGCATTCAGTATTTGCGAATTGAAGGGGCATTTTATGTCGGCATCGGAATTCTTTTTATTTGGTACGGTTACTTCCGCGGTATTAGCAAAGCGGGACACTCAATTATACTCACAATTACCTCATTGGGTATTCGCGTAGTTTTAGCGTTTATACTTGCGCGCACGCCGCTCGGTTTAATCGGAATATGGATAAGCGTTCCGATTGGTTGGTTTATTGCGGACATTCTCGGTGCGCTATTGTATTGGCAAGGGACAAAAAAACGGAGCCTGATTTTCGCTGAGTAAAAACATATGACTTTTATGTTCAAAATTAGTGTGGAGCGGAAGATAAGGATAAAGGGCACCGTATTTGCTCCTATACTTTTATACATTTTATACAATAGAAACTTTTAAACCAACATGTTTGATATCTTCAATTAGTTTTTACTCCACACTCAATATAAATCTTAAAAAATTTTATAAATAGAGCTCGACACGGCGCAACGGCGAGCAATTTACCATAGGGCGAAGCATTAGTATTTACCCTCTGCTTCGCCAACGAGTTTTGCCTGTGTACAACAAAGTATCAGGCAAAACGTCGTTTGAAATTTAGTAAGAGCTTTGCAGCAGCCCTTACCTCTGACTAGGGTTTATGCCTCGCATACGATCACCCGGAAAGATCCAAACGATGTTTAAAAGCATCAAAAAGACGCTAGCGTAGAAAAAACTCTGTTATAAAATATATATTATATTTAAAAGTCTTGTGTTTTTCCTTTTTTTGCATTATCCTATAAAAATAGTAAAGCTAAAATTTATAAAAAGGAAAAAAATGTGTGTAAAATAGCAGCTCATGAAATTCACGTTTTTATTTCATTTTTAAAAATGACGGTATCAAAAAATCGATTCTTTAAAAGAAATTCTCTTTTTTGTCTTTTTATCGGTTCTTTCAGCAAGTGAAAATTTTTCGGTAAAAAACGGAGTTCTTGATCTGAGGAGAAAGAATTTATCAGATCCTGTGCCGCTGCAAATTCCCGGAGAATATGGTTTTTTTTGGAACAAACTTCTTGATACGTACGAGGAGCCGACAGAATTTATCTCAATGCCTTCAGGAATGTGGACAAATAAAAAAGAGACGGGAGGAAAGGAGTATCCTCACTACGGCTATGCAACTTATACGTTAAAAATTCTTCTTCCTGAAAATTATCACGATATTTCTCTTTGCCTTGAGCAGCCTCAAACTTCTATGAAAGTTATTGTGAACGGTGAAGAAGTCTGCGAAATCGGAAAGGTAGGGAAAACAAAGGAAACATATGCAAATGCGACTAAAATAAAAAATATTCCCTTACCGAATAATCAAAGTGAACTTAAAATTATGTTTCAGGTTGCTAATTTTTCCAGTCTAAGACCTTGTCTTGCGTATAATAATTTGAATATCGAGAAACGGGAAGTGCTTGACTTGTACATGTATCGTCAAGCAATTTTAGATGCCTTGGTAATCGGAATTGCGTTTGCAATAGGTATTTATCATTTCTTGCTTTTTTTATTTGATAGAAAAGAAAAAGCCTTTTTAGCGCTTACTGCTTTTGTAATGCTTGTTACAATTCGAATTTTTGTGGGTGGCGGCTGTGTCGGAGCAAGCGCGTTCGGCCTTTCTTGGGCAGCTTGTACCAGGATGGACTATTTAACCTTTGCAGTAGGCCCCTGTTTAATCTCTTTATACTTAAGAGCCGTATATCCGACTTCGATGCCTAAGTTAGTAGTAATGGCTTGTGTTGGCGAAGGATTGCTTTACGGACTGATAGTACTTATAACGCCCGCAACTATTTTTATGCGCTTTCTCGGGTTTCACCAAGCCGTGCTTGCATTACAATCGTTATATATTATATGGACTGTTATTAATTTATTGAGAAAAAAAGAAAGAGGAGCCATATTTATTGCATTTGGACTTATAGTACTTGTTATTACCGGTATTGTTGATATTCTGCGATCAATGTCGCTTTTGTATATAAATACAATGGTTCCTGTCGGTATTACGCTCTTTCTTTTTATGCAATCAATAGTGCTTGCGTTACGGGCAAATCTTGAAAAACTCAGAACCAATAAAACAAATCAAAAACTGGAAGTTTTTTCCGAGAAATTGAAGGTTATGTTTTCTGAAATTCAAAATGCTGCAGTTGCTTTATCAAAGGATGAGGAAATCTTAACGGGAAGTATGCAAAATGCAAATAAATCCGTACAAAAAATTTCGGATTCTATTGATCTTGTTCTAAAAGAAATTAAAAATCAGGAAACAGAGCTTGGAGAATCTGAAAAAAATACAAAAGAGCTCGATGTATTTTTAGGAAATTTGGATGAACAAATTATTAGGCAAAGTGATAAATCAAAAGCCGCGGTCAACAATTTATCTAATCTCGTTGAAAACACAAAGAATCTTACAAAAGAATTCCGCAGTATTGACGAAAGTTTTAACCATATCTCATCTGCGAGCGAGACCGGAAAGATTAATCTCAATATGATGACGGAGGCAATAACCGGCATTACAACCCGCTCCGAAGTTTTGCTTGAAACAAGTGAGCTTATCAGTCAAATTGCGGAACAAACAAATTTGCTTGCAATGAATGCAGCCATAGAAGCAGCACATGCGGGCGATGCGGGAAAAGGATTCGCTGTTGTAGCTGAAGAAATACGAACTCTTGCGGAAAAAGTTTCGGCAGAATCGTATTCTACCGGTAAAATTATAAAAGAAATAAGCATTGCGATTTCTGATTCTGAGACAGCTTCTTCCGCTTTATCTCAAAGTTTTGAAAATATAAGTGAAAAGGTGCATAATTTCCAAAAAGTATTAGTGCGTATTTCTGAATTCATTGATCAAAATCATGCGCAAAGTGCGGATATGGAAGAGGCAATGCAAATGGTTTTATCAGAGATGGATCAGTTGCAGGAGGAAAACAGTACCTTGGTAAAAACCAGATACAATGTATTATCCAGCTATGAGCTTTTAAAAAAGGCAACTGAACAGGTAAATGAAGAAATCGATCTTATGATAAGTTCAATTACGGATCTGATTTATGCGTTAAACCAAACAACGAAGGCTCAAGACGATACAAGAAAAACAGTTATACTTTTAAATAATCTTACGCAAGATGCGGTCGGCATTGAATAAGATTATTCCATTGTATAAAAGACAGCGCTTACGCGTAAACAAGGGGCTGCCGCCCCTTAAACCCCCGCCGTCCGTGGCGGTTCTGAATGTAATGTTTGCTATTCCTGCTTACAGTAGCTGCGAGTTTAAAAGCTTCAATTTTACAAAACAGTGTTAATGCTTTTAAACATCGTTTGGAATTGAGCAACGGTGGGCAATGTACCATAGGAATACTTAAATCCGCACGCCGTTATTGTTAATGCCACGATTACTAACAACTTAATTACAAAACGCTGTACTATTGGAGCCTTTTTTCGCTTATTGAAAATAATTTACACGCTTCTGATTACTGCTTGTTAAGTGCCTGCCCATGCGGACAAAAAATAAGCAGGGCAATTTCTTGCCCTGCTTATGGGGTTAGGTTATAAGACTGTTAGTTTGTTTTTACAACTTCAACAGTACATGAACTGGAATACCATTCCGTCACAGGCGGTGTAGAGGTGTTTTCGTATTCATACACAACGGTAACGATGTATTTCTTGGTGAAATCTGTAATGCCGTCTTTATCAAAAAGAAGCTTAAGTTCAGATTTGCCTACAGGGTGGGTATTACTAGGAGCGGTGTAGATACCTCGAGCTGGGTCGTCAACCTTAGTGCCTCCGACGAACCATGTTGCAGATAGAAGTTTTCCTTCGGTGGGCTTCAGTTCTATTGCGTCTTGGTCGACTATTTCGTATGTGGGGGGAGTAGTAGAAGGTTGTTTCTCTTTGATCCTAAGTTTCTTAATATTTTTATAATCGGTAATCTGCGGACCTTCAGTGTATATTGGGAATGTAAAATTGAATGAATTCATAACGACATTCCACCGAGCTGAATATACCATATTCTCTGTTTTCTGAGCTAGAATTTCCAGTACCTTGGTCTTATTCGGAACTGTCACAACTGGCGGATTTCCGTTTAATGTGGACAACTCAGGTTCTCCATCATACCAGCCCCAAAGTTTATAGGAATATCCTGCATCGGTTTGAGCCTTTCTTCCAGCCCATGCTTCCGGTCGTAAGGGGGTTGGTGCCAGTTCGGCAGTTGCTAACGGAATTGCTTTTGTGGAATAATGGTAAAAGTCTACCACTTGGTTATCCATACCGGGATTTTCGGGATCAACAGGTGTTGCTGTTCCTTTTTTTGTACCGTATTGTTCTGCCATAGTACCTGACTGCACGTCTTGCTTTCTGTTCTTCATATAGCCGCCTACCAGGTTATAGGTAATAGCAGCCATGTGTATTTTGTTATCGCTGTCTTTATTTTCATACTTGCAGGGGGCAGACTCACCAAAGTCATTGAAGGCAACAATTTCTACCGTATATAATTCGTTCATGCTTAGCTCTATTTCCTCGGATTTATTTACCTCCGCGTCAAAGTTTTTTTCTGCTTGAGGAGTTCCCTTTATTGTAAGTTTAAAACCATCTTCATTGTAGGATGAATCTGTCCAAGTAAATTTTACCTTGTATTTGAGGGGTGAGGGAGTGGGGGGAGTGGGGGGAGGTATAAGCGCATTTGCTGTTATATCTTTAGGATATACATACTCCACTTTGAGGTTTCGTGGTGCACGCGGTGCCACGCCGAAGATATTACCCATGTCAAGGGTTTCCGTTGTTTTATTACCCGGATCAATTACCAGCACAGCTGTTGTGGTATTAAGTGGTATCGCAGTCGTAGGCGGATTAAGTTCTTTATAAAACTCCATTGTAAGATTATACCTTCCTGCGGGAATATTCTCTTTTGTGTAGGTAAACTTCATGCGGCGATCACTCCAGTTGTTTGCATCGTTTTGTACTGGGTCAAAAGTCTTTACCTATTCATCATCAATTTCAGGTGGGGGTGTGGGTACAACTGCGGGTGTGACAGGCGAAGCCTTAACTTTCACGAATTTTATTACACCATTTGCAGGAGCACCAGCGGCAGCAGCGGGATCAAGGGGATTTACAAAAACCACCGTTATCGCTGCTTCTCCTAGTCCCTTAGACGGGATTACAGGCTTCATAATAAAATTATTACCTTTTACCATTGTACTGGTAACTACAATAGTTGTCTCTCCTTTCAAAGCTTCTATTTTCCTATCTTCATCAGTATACGCGGTCATAGTAAACGCATGTGAACCTTCTTCCAGTTCAACGGTCGCCCTGCTTTCTCGCAATTCTTTATAGCTATAGTTGATTCCGCCGGCTGGAAGAACAGTACTGGTCAACGTAAAATAAAGCTTGTCCTTAAGGTCCTCTGTCCATGGGTCGGGCAAAAGGGTTCTTGCGGTGGTTTTAAAGTTTTTGCCGCTGATGGTTATTGGGACGAGGATTTTTCCGCTTGCCAATACAATCGGTTTTTTGTCCAAAACACCGGATCCGCCTTTACAGCCTGCAATAAGGGCTATCAGCCCTATTAGCAAGGCAGCCATTGTCATTTTTCTTGATGCTTTCATATAGCACCTCCTTGTAAATTTTTACTGCCAATGGCAGTTTTATTGCACAATTATTGTGCATGTATCGCTAAAAAAACTTCCGTTTTTTTTAACAACTAGTTTTAATTCATATTCACCTTTCTCTACGCCTTCATTTATGCCAAAGTTCGGGTCTTTATGAATAGGCAGCTCTAAACACATCTCTCTTCCTACGATTACTTCGATAGAAGAGGGCATGTTTTTGTCGCTCAGCGTCCATGTATAGATTTCGCAATTAAGTGGGGCACCGATAATAAAAAGCCCGCAATCCTTTGATACCGTATATGTTTTGCTGCGAAAGATTTTACCGTTTTCGGGCTCTTTTGCATTTTCGTTTGCTTTTTTCCAAATATATTCTTCAGGGGTGGTAAATCTATTATTGTAGTCTTGAATTAAGGTATCCGTATTGTGTTTGCAGGCAAAGGAGAAAGCACAGAATATACTTATAACTAGTATAACGTTTTCTAATTAAGTTCATATTTGAGAGCGTCGGTTATAACCGCTTCAGAAACATCGAGATCATCAAGATTGTATTTCCAATGGAATACGACTGGCTCTTCATTAATCTCGTCAAAGTATTTATACAGTCGATTAACTAACTCTGTTTTTGATTTTACTCTCATGCCCCGCAACAGTTGTCTTGTTAGTTTGCTGAAAAATCCTTCAATCATATTTAACCAAGAACCATGCTTTGGCGTAAACACAAACTCAAATCTTCCCGGTACCGTTGAAAGATATCGAATGGTTTCTTTGGAGGTATGTACTTTTAAGTTATCCAAAATGATTCTAATTTTATCTTCTTGCGGGTATCGTTCATCAAGTATTTTAAGAAATTGCACATAATCTTTACTGGTGTGACTGTCGCTTACAAGAGGAATGGCATCCCCCGTCTGTAAATCAATGCCTGCTAAAAGTGAGAGCGTGCCAAGCCGTTTGTATTCATAATCACGGCGAATGCATTGATGGGTTTCATCAGCAGGTAAATCATCGCTTGTCGTCGCGATAGCTTGTATGCCGGGCTTCTCATCATACGAAACAACATGGATATTCTTCCCTTCTTCTGTCTGTAATGGCTTATTTTCCTCAAAATAAAGTTCAAGTTGCTTATAAACGAGCAAAACATTGTGCATTTTTCTATCAAAGTCAGGGTCTCTGTTTTCACAGTAATATTCTATTTTGTAAGGTTTAATGTCTGCTTCAGTTAGTATTTTAAATACCGTTGTTTTATGGATAGTAGCGAGCCGTAGGTATCCTGCACTTTCAGCGGTGGTGTTAATATGCTTTGTTAACAGTGCGTAAGTCCATGTTTCTGCAGCATACCCAAAAGTAGTCGGTTTTTGACAAGCGAGATTTATAATCCACGATTTCTCTTCATCGGTAATTTCCGGATTGTTTCCGCGTCCGGGTGCATCGGTGAGAGCATGCTCTACGCCGCCCTGCTTATATTTCTTAAGGCAGAGCGCAACGCTTCTATACGTATAGCCTACCTTGTCGGCTGTTTCCTTAATGGACAGCCCCTTGCTTTTAAGCAAAAGTATTCGTGCACGCGTGCGCGTTTGTGCTTGGATTGTTCGTAAACGAACAAGTGATTCAAGGTACGTGAGCTCTTCAGGATTTAGTTCAAGTTTACTCGGCGGTTTGGGCATGCAATACTCCTTAGTGATAAAAAGCTGTTGAGATAGTATCACAAACCAAAGAAAAATACAATATACTTTTCAGAAAAACGCTACACTAGCATACTTTTTATTTTCATTTTGTCCTCGCTTTTTTATATGTAATATCAATGCGATAACAAAGAGAAAATGAAAACGAAAATTTTGTTATCGAATCATACAAAAAACCGGCATGCCCGTTTATGCCCTTCCAGCCAACGCCCGCAACAAGGTTCAGAACAAACGAATAATACGACTTGGTTGCAATGTTCTGTTTAAAGCTGCCGTTCCACAATGATTGTATTGCAAAACTGGGGGCTGCTTCAATATAGATCCTGAAATTATTTTGAAAAGGTTTTACGGTAAAGCCGAGCGGCGCATATAATACAAATGTAGGAATATAGGGGCCGCGCATTTTTTTGCCGGTTTCTTCATAGTAATAATTATGCGGAAAGTTTTTGCGCGGAAAGCCGACATCAAAACCAACCACGCCGCCGAAATAAAAGGGCGCAATAAAGGCTGTTGCAAAGATACGCAACTTCCGTGTTAAAGCTCAGCAAAAAGGGCTTCGGCAGGGTGTTCAGCCCCAGCCGTATTTCAAGTCCGTCCGTTGTATGGAAAAAAGCTTTTTTGTTGTAAGCCGTTCCGACCGCAGAATACGGGGCTGTTTGTTCCGGCTCTTTTTCGGTAACCGCAGCTGTTTCCGTAGATGGCTGTGCTGCCGGCTCTTCTTTGGTAATCGCAGCTATTTCCGCAGGCGGCTGCGCTGCCGGCTCTTCTTCGCTAAGAATCTGACGTATTGTTTTTTCTATCGCCTGCTGAATCAATACCTCTATTTTTTCTGATGCGGCCTGCACCGCTTTTTCGGCAATCCCGTCAATGCTCATATGTGAGCCAGTCTCTTTTGCCGAAGCTTGCGCCGCTTCAAGCGCTGCTTGCTGCGCAGCCTTTTCCGCTGCGGCCTTAGCCTCTTCTGTCTGTTGCTTGGTAATACCGGCAAGCGCTTCTCTCTCTGCTTGCGCCTTTTTCGCCGCTTGCGCTGCCGCTTTTTGCACTGAATCCCAAATAGCTTGTTCAGCCGCATCTTCCGCCGCTTTTTGGGCGGTTTCAATTGCAGTTTGCTGGGCTGTTGCTAACGCGGCAGCTTTATCGCCTGTAAAATGCTCAACACTTATTCGGTATATTTTTCCGTT contains these protein-coding regions:
- a CDS encoding OmpA family protein yields the protein MKKKPQPVVQEQPIAEPQEAPVEEKEPETDGFTVYFAPDTYVIDSFTAHKLDVIAEQLKAQNITHVKITGHSAKLDTAKAENKLSLQRAVAVAEYFRSIGLFDADSMELEGLGANEPAGSHAEITKRHYNRRVEIK
- a CDS encoding methyl-accepting chemotaxis protein encodes the protein MPLQIPGEYGFFWNKLLDTYEEPTEFISMPSGMWTNKKETGGKEYPHYGYATYTLKILLPENYHDISLCLEQPQTSMKVIVNGEEVCEIGKVGKTKETYANATKIKNIPLPNNQSELKIMFQVANFSSLRPCLAYNNLNIEKREVLDLYMYRQAILDALVIGIAFAIGIYHFLLFLFDRKEKAFLALTAFVMLVTIRIFVGGGCVGASAFGLSWAACTRMDYLTFAVGPCLISLYLRAVYPTSMPKLVVMACVGEGLLYGLIVLITPATIFMRFLGFHQAVLALQSLYIIWTVINLLRKKERGAIFIAFGLIVLVITGIVDILRSMSLLYINTMVPVGITLFLFMQSIVLALRANLEKLRTNKTNQKLEVFSEKLKVMFSEIQNAAVALSKDEEILTGSMQNANKSVQKISDSIDLVLKEIKNQETELGESEKNTKELDVFLGNLDEQIIRQSDKSKAAVNNLSNLVENTKNLTKEFRSIDESFNHISSASETGKINLNMMTEAITGITTRSEVLLETSELISQIAEQTNLLAMNAAIEAAHAGDAGKGFAVVAEEIRTLAEKVSAESYSTGKIIKEISIAISDSETASSALSQSFENISEKVHNFQKVLVRISEFIDQNHAQSADMEEAMQMVLSEMDQLQEENSTLVKTRYNVLSSYELLKKATEQVNEEIDLMISSITDLIYALNQTTKAQDDTRKTVILLNNLTQDAVGIE
- a CDS encoding IS630 family transposase codes for the protein MPKPPSKLELNPEELTYLESLVRLRTIQAQTRTRARILLLKSKGLSIKETADKVGYTYRSVALCLKKYKQGGVEHALTDAPGRGNNPEITDEEKSWIINLACQKPTTFGYAAETWTYALLTKHINTTAESAGYLRLATIHKTTVFKILTEADIKPYKIEYYCENRDPDFDRKMHNVLLVYKQLELYFEENKPLQTEEGKNIHVVSYDEKPGIQAIATTSDDLPADETHQCIRRDYEYKRLGTLSLLAGIDLQTGDAIPLVSDSHTSKDYVQFLKILDERYPQEDKIRIILDNLKVHTSKETIRYLSTVPGRFEFVFTPKHGSWLNMIEGFFSKLTRQLLRGMRVKSKTELVNRLYKYFDEINEEPVVFHWKYNLDDLDVSEAVITDALKYELN
- a CDS encoding OmpL47-type beta-barrel domain-containing protein, encoding MIKKTLLGTACAVFFFSAWAQAPQTIGTDYQRVATHYSDGKKEFVNSDVFFKLNASDKETGLDFVEFSLDGTKFMRYKNPFQILEEGAFDISYRGLDNSRNLEVPKTLSVVVDNTPPKAEIETTEPVYRKGLTTYCSANTKWYVSASDNLTGAGVAGTYIGTNLQALELRGKGKEAEDAYFSFESEGPAKLYYTALDNVGNLTPIALTSVIVDMTPPVIYLENSDRLINKEAVYTVFPSDSVVDAEGRIIISTSEAIAFGAKDELSGLDAIYIKINDAEYTKYVEPIKFNTEDVYTIEVKAIDNVGNVSEPVTYTFYVDKINPASSVEMIDRSGNKLDTITPDGTIPAEGSAEVTPVESDIETAPAEEAVEVTPEEEETDVVPAEDEVPVLE